One Rhodoflexus caldus genomic window, GTTTTACTACTTGCCTTAAAGGGTATTTTACAATACACATTAAACGCAATGATTGTCTCCTCTTTTGTCCAATTATTTCTTGACATTTTATATCAATTTATGTGTTGCGGCACAACCTTTTTTTGCAAAGAATAAATAATTGCAAAAACAGCAATTTTATATTTTTTAAAAGTCAAATCGGGTTTTCCGTAAACGGTTTTGTCATTTTTTCTGTACCTGTATCCCCGCTTCCAAAGTTCTTTTGCAAGTAAAGTTTCAATTTTTGAGCCTTTACTTTTCACTGCTTGCATGTTTTTTCTTCTCTGCTCTTGGGTCAGTTTGTCCATATCGGGCAATTGGCAAATCTTTTATATACAAATCTGACAGGTTTTAGCGACCTGTCAGATTTTAATCAACTGTTTTTCAGCAATTTACACAAAAAACTTTTCGCAAACCACTTGCGCTTTTGTATAACACACGGATACAGGCACATGATGCGTTTTTTCACTGACCTTTCACAATGCCGCATCCGAATTATACAACCTGCCTATGCCATCAAATCGCGGCCGATGTCGCGGCGGTAGTATTTGCCCTCGTAGGTAATGGTTTCGGCGGCACGGTAGGAGCGTTGCAGTGCCTCCTGCATGGAGTCGGCAAGGGCTGTGAGAGCAATGACACGCCCGCCTGCCGTTACCACCGTTTCGCCTTGCTGCTTAGTGCCTGCATGGAAAGCCGTTACCTCGCCGATGCGGTCTAACCCACTGATAGGTTTGCCTTTTTCAAAGGCCTCAGGATAGCCTCCCGATACCAGCATAACCGTTACGGCGGTGCGGCTGTCTATCTCAAAGGCAGCTTGTGCCAAGCGACGGCGCGAAGCGGCATCCAGCAAGGTCAGCAAATCGGTCTTGATGCGCGGAATAACCACCTCTGTTTCGGGGTCGCCCATGCGCACATTGTATTCAATCACATAAGGCTCGCCGCCTACGTTCATAAGCCCGATGAAAATAAAACCGACATAGTCAATGCCTTCTTTTTGCAAGCCTGCCAATGTAGGTTTTACAATTCGTTCTTCCACTTTTTTCAGAAACTCCTCGTTGGCAAAAGGGACGGGGGAAACTGCCCCCATGCCGCCTGTATTAAGGCCGGTATCGCCTTCGCCAATGCGTTTGTAGTCTTTGGCGGCAGGCAGCAGGCAATAATCTTTCCCGTCGGTTAGCACAAACACGGACAGCTCGATGCCCCGCAAAAACTGTTCAACCACTACCGTTGCGCTTGCCGCACCAAATTTGGCCTCGGCAATCATTTCGCGAAGGGCAGCCTGCGCTTCTGCCAAGTCATTGATAATCAGCACGCCTTTGCCTGCTGCCAGCCCGTCGGCTTTGAGCACGTAAGGGGCTTGCAGGGTTGCAAGGTAGGCAATGCCTTCTTCCAAATTGCTGCTGTCAAAACTGCGATAGGCGGCGGTTGGTATGCCGTGGCGCATCATGAACTGCTTGGCAAAATCCTTGCTGCCTTCCAGCGCTGCGCCCGCCTTGTCGGGGCCTACCACGCGCACATGATTCAGGGTGGGGTGTTGGCGCATAAAGTCGGTAAAGCCGGCTACCAAAGGTGCTTCCGGGCCGACAACGACAAGTTCTATTTCATTAGCAGCGATAAAATCGGCTAATCTGTCAAAGTCTGTGGCTTCAATGGCAACATTTTGAGCAACCTGCGAAGTGCCCGCATTGCCGGGGGCAATAAAGAGTGCCGTACAAAGCGGACTTTGTGCTATTTTCCAAGCAAACGCATGTTCGCGCCCGCCACTGCCTAAGATGAGTATTTTCATGGTATGAGAACGTTGCGACAAAATTAGCATTTACTTACACAAAGCCTAAATTTGCCGCCTGTCCACCATTTTGAATAGCCATGACGATAGACCTCCGCAGCGATACCGTTACTCTGCCTACCGCGGCCATGAAAGCGGCCATGTTCAACGCTCCGCTGGGCGATGATGTTTACGGGGAAGATGCCTCCGTAAACGCCCTGCAACAATATGCCGCCGAGCTTTTTGGCATGGAAGCCGCCTTGTTTTGTCCTTCGGGAACAATGACCAACCAAATTGCCCTGAAACTGCACCTTCAACCGGGCGATGAGGTTATTTGCGATAAACTGGCGCATATTTACAACTACGAAGGCGGCGGTATTGCCCTGAATGCCCATGCCTCCGTGCGGCTGATTGAGTCCCTAAACGGAAAAATGACTGCCGAGCAAATAGCCGCCAACATTAACCCCGACGATATTCACTACCCCGTTACAAGGTTAGTTGCCATAGAAAACACCGTAAACAAAGGCGGAGGAATTTGCTACAAAGTTGCTGACGTTGAGCCTATTGCGAAGCTGTGCAGAGAAAAAGGGCTGCCGATGCACTTAGACGGCGCACGATTGTTTAATGCGTTAGTAGCTAACAAGGAGCAGCCCCGCCAATACGGCCAATTGTTTGATACCGTTTCTATTTGTCTTTCCAAAGGTTTGGGCGCACCCGTGGGTTCGTTGTTGCTGGGTAGCCGTGCGCATATCCGCAAGGCACTGCGCATTCGCAAAGCCATGGGCGGCGGCATGAGGCAGGCAGGTATGCTGGCTGCTGCGGGCTTGTATGCACTGCAAAATCATGTAGAAAGACTGGCAGAAGACCACAGAAGAGCCGCAATTATTGCCCGACACTTAACAGCGTGCAACTACGTTGCCGAAATATTGCCCGTAGAAACCAATATCGTTGTATTCAAGTTACAACCGGGCACTTATGAACCCGCTCAGTTCAGCGAAATACTCAAAAGCAAAGGAATTTTAGCCAACCCGTTTGCCGGAGGTATTCGCTTCGTAACGCACCTCGATTTCAATGATGAGCAACTGGACACACTCCTGCAAGTCTTAAAAGTTTTGTAAGTTCATGTAAGATTTATGCTGTATTTGTAAAGCTAAATAGTTATTTTTAGCGGGATTTTTTTAAACACAACCGCAAGCGCATATATACGGATGGCGGAGCGAAAGAATAACGGTACTCGGCAGTTAGCAAACCTATCCAAAGAGGAATTAATAGGATTAATTAAACAGCAGCAGCAAACGCATGACAATCAGGTAAGCACCTTGCGGCTACTGATTGAGAATGCGTCGGATATGGTACTGTGCATAGACCGTTCTTTGCGAGTGGTAGCTTACAACAAACCCTATGCTGAACATATAAAAAAACTATATGATAAAGAAATTTGCGAAGGTGGGCTGATTAGAGATATTTTGCCTCAGGCTTCATTTTTATACTGGCAGGAATATTTTGAGAAATGTACGGTTAAAGCACAACGCATAGAAGTTGTGCATCACTTGCTGCGGGATGGTAAGCCGTACATACTGTCGGTGATAATGAATCCTTACATGGATATATCCGGAGAAGTCGGAGGCGCTATGATTTATTTGAAAGACATCACCGAGCAAGTGCTGACACAGCAGAAACTCACCCGCAACGAAGCGCGGTTTCGGGCGATTATGGCCAATACCTCCGACATTATTGCCGTAATTGACGAAGCAGGTGAAACCAAATTTATCACGCCTTCATTTTTCAGAATTACAGGGTACGACGAGCAAGACAGCAGCATCAGAAACGTACTGACACTTGTGCACCCCGAAGACCTGCCGCTGGCGCAATCGGAAATCAAACGCCTGCTTACAGGGGATGAGAGCAATCAGCCGCTGGAAATACGCATCCGCAAACAAGACGGAAGCTATATCTACTTGGAAATTATCGCCCAAAACAAGTTGAGCGATGAGAATGTCAGGGGGCTTATTATTAACGGCCGAAATATTACCAACCGCAAAAAAGCAGAAACCGAACTGATTCGCGCGCGACAAGTAGCCGAAGAAGCTGTTAAAGCCAAAGACAACTTTCTCTCCGTTATGAGCCATGAAATCCGCACGCCGCTCAGCGCGGTTATCGGCATGGCTAACCTTTTATTGCAAAACCGCCCGGGCGAGCATCAAATTGAGAACCTGCGCGCCCTGCAATCATCGGCAGACCATTTGCTGTCGCTCATCAACGATATTTTGGACTTTTCTAAGCTACAGGCCGGCAAACTTGTATTTGAATCGTCTCCGTTCAATATCAGGGATTTAATAACCAACATCAAAGACATTCACATGCTGTCGGCTATGGAGAAAGGCCTGAAACTTTCTTACGACATAGCAACGGGCATTCCCGAATGGCTCACGGGAGATAAAATACGCCTGAATCAGATTTTGCACAATTTGGTGAGCAATGCCATTAAATTTACCGAAAGAGGCAGTGTTCGCATATCGGTATCTGTTAAGGAGCGCTCCGATGACCGCGTCTTGCTGCAAATCAGCGTATCCGATACGGGTATCGGTATCCCTGCCGACAAGATAGAGCACATATTTGAGTTGTTCACCCAAATTCAAAACGAAACCACGCGCAGATACGGCGGTACGGGGCTTGGCTTGGCCATTACCAGATATTTGGTTGAGATGCAAGGGGGCAATATTTATGTGGAAAGCGGTGTGCAACGAGGTTCGGTTTTCACCTTTACCATTCCTTATAATATTGTTCAAGAACCGCCACAATTCCGCCAGACACAGGCCGCCATCAGCGAGCTGTTAAAAGACAAGCCGGTTCTTTACATAGAAGACATTGCGGTAAATCAGCTGCTGATGCAAAACCTTGCCAAAATGTGGCAGATAAACCTTACCGCCGTTTCCTCCGGCAAAGAGGCTTTGGAAAAAATAGACGATATGCGCAGTCAGGGGCATTATTTTGACCTGATTATCACCGATATTTTGATGCCCGTAATGGACGGCTATCAGGTGGCAGAAAACATCAGAAAGCACCCTGATATTCGGGTTGCCCATACGCCTATTATAGCCCTGACAGCCGATGTGTCGGCCGCCGTTGAGAAAAAAGCCAAAGATGCGGGTATCAATTTCTGCCTGACCAAACCCATTGACCAGAAGATTTTGTATCAACATATGGCGGCTATTCTGGCAGAAAAACAAACCGATTATGTGTATGCCCCCGAGCACGAGCCACTCAACTCCGATATACATCAACCCGATTTTGTTGCTGATAATCAGGCGTTTATTGAATTTTTACAATTAACAAATAAGCAGTTGAAGCACTCTTCGGAGCAATTGAGCCGCGCTATTACGGAAGCTGATGCGGAATTGTACCAAAAAGAGGCTCATGTGCTGAAAGGTATTCTTGCTTACATCCATCAGGAACGACTGATATCACAGTTGCAGGAAGTAAATCAAGTACTCACGAGTGCAGGTGCAGAAGAGCGCATGATGACAGCCATGAAAGTCAGCAACTTGCTGGAAGCATTACACAGGAAAATAGCCGCTCAAATAGCTGAATTACAGACCTGATTTGACCAATTTTCCGACAAAATGTCATATCAAGCCTGCGGATTGAATTTTGTTCATGTAACGACGACCGGCAGATTTACGCAAACAAACCGGCGCTTTCATCGTTAATTATCTGACTTATCGCATCGTCATGAATAAAATTCTTTCGTTCATACTGATTGCCACTGTTTTGCTGGCAATAGACTGGTATGTTTTTCAGGCTGTCCGCATCGTTTGGGAAGACTCGCAGGCACAAACCCGCCGCATGATTTACGGCACTTACTGGACGCTCACACTGCTCACCATCGGCATTTTGGGTATCTATCCGTACCTGCCCGCATCGGCTGCCATGCTTACCGCCCGCCGTTTTGTAATGGTATGGGGCTTTATGTTTTACTTTTCCAAACTGTTTGCGGTATTGTTTATTGCCGTAGATGATTTGCTGCGGCTTGGTCAGTGGATTTATGCGCAAATAGCTTCATGGTTTCCTCAAAGGCCGCCTAAACCGGCTGTGGCAGAGTTGCCCGCCGAGCTACTGCCCGAACCCGCGCCCAAAGGTATTACTCGCTCCGAGTTTTTGATGCAGGCAGGTTTGGTTGCTGCTGCCGTACCGCTGGCAACCATGAGTTTTGGCATTGTTTCAGGCGCACATGACTACCGTATCCGCCGCGTGCGCGTGGCACTGCCCAACCTGCCCAAGGCGTTTGACGGCATCCGCATCGGACAGTTGTCCGATATTCACTCAGGCAGTTTCTTTAATCGCGTGGCCGTTCAAGGCGGTGTAGATATGCTGCTCAACGAAAAACCCGACGTGGTTTTCTTCACGGGTGATTTGGTAAACGACAGCGCCGACGAAATGCGCGATTATTTTGACATTTTCAAAAAAGTAACCGCGCCAATGGGCGTTTATTCGGTATTAGGCAACCACGACTA contains:
- a CDS encoding very short patch repair endonuclease, whose amino-acid sequence is MDKLTQEQRRKNMQAVKSKGSKIETLLAKELWKRGYRYRKNDKTVYGKPDLTFKKYKIAVFAIIYSLQKKVVPQHIN
- the purD gene encoding phosphoribosylamine--glycine ligase, with the translated sequence MKILILGSGGREHAFAWKIAQSPLCTALFIAPGNAGTSQVAQNVAIEATDFDRLADFIAANEIELVVVGPEAPLVAGFTDFMRQHPTLNHVRVVGPDKAGAALEGSKDFAKQFMMRHGIPTAAYRSFDSSNLEEGIAYLATLQAPYVLKADGLAAGKGVLIINDLAEAQAALREMIAEAKFGAASATVVVEQFLRGIELSVFVLTDGKDYCLLPAAKDYKRIGEGDTGLNTGGMGAVSPVPFANEEFLKKVEERIVKPTLAGLQKEGIDYVGFIFIGLMNVGGEPYVIEYNVRMGDPETEVVIPRIKTDLLTLLDAASRRRLAQAAFEIDSRTAVTVMLVSGGYPEAFEKGKPISGLDRIGEVTAFHAGTKQQGETVVTAGGRVIALTALADSMQEALQRSYRAAETITYEGKYYRRDIGRDLMA
- the ltaE gene encoding low-specificity L-threonine aldolase; this encodes MTIDLRSDTVTLPTAAMKAAMFNAPLGDDVYGEDASVNALQQYAAELFGMEAALFCPSGTMTNQIALKLHLQPGDEVICDKLAHIYNYEGGGIALNAHASVRLIESLNGKMTAEQIAANINPDDIHYPVTRLVAIENTVNKGGGICYKVADVEPIAKLCREKGLPMHLDGARLFNALVANKEQPRQYGQLFDTVSICLSKGLGAPVGSLLLGSRAHIRKALRIRKAMGGGMRQAGMLAAAGLYALQNHVERLAEDHRRAAIIARHLTACNYVAEILPVETNIVVFKLQPGTYEPAQFSEILKSKGILANPFAGGIRFVTHLDFNDEQLDTLLQVLKVL
- a CDS encoding ATP-binding protein; translated protein: MAERKNNGTRQLANLSKEELIGLIKQQQQTHDNQVSTLRLLIENASDMVLCIDRSLRVVAYNKPYAEHIKKLYDKEICEGGLIRDILPQASFLYWQEYFEKCTVKAQRIEVVHHLLRDGKPYILSVIMNPYMDISGEVGGAMIYLKDITEQVLTQQKLTRNEARFRAIMANTSDIIAVIDEAGETKFITPSFFRITGYDEQDSSIRNVLTLVHPEDLPLAQSEIKRLLTGDESNQPLEIRIRKQDGSYIYLEIIAQNKLSDENVRGLIINGRNITNRKKAETELIRARQVAEEAVKAKDNFLSVMSHEIRTPLSAVIGMANLLLQNRPGEHQIENLRALQSSADHLLSLINDILDFSKLQAGKLVFESSPFNIRDLITNIKDIHMLSAMEKGLKLSYDIATGIPEWLTGDKIRLNQILHNLVSNAIKFTERGSVRISVSVKERSDDRVLLQISVSDTGIGIPADKIEHIFELFTQIQNETTRRYGGTGLGLAITRYLVEMQGGNIYVESGVQRGSVFTFTIPYNIVQEPPQFRQTQAAISELLKDKPVLYIEDIAVNQLLMQNLAKMWQINLTAVSSGKEALEKIDDMRSQGHYFDLIITDILMPVMDGYQVAENIRKHPDIRVAHTPIIALTADVSAAVEKKAKDAGINFCLTKPIDQKILYQHMAAILAEKQTDYVYAPEHEPLNSDIHQPDFVADNQAFIEFLQLTNKQLKHSSEQLSRAITEADAELYQKEAHVLKGILAYIHQERLISQLQEVNQVLTSAGAEERMMTAMKVSNLLEALHRKIAAQIAELQT
- a CDS encoding metallophosphoesterase, which encodes MNKILSFILIATVLLAIDWYVFQAVRIVWEDSQAQTRRMIYGTYWTLTLLTIGILGIYPYLPASAAMLTARRFVMVWGFMFYFSKLFAVLFIAVDDLLRLGQWIYAQIASWFPQRPPKPAVAELPAELLPEPAPKGITRSEFLMQAGLVAAAVPLATMSFGIVSGAHDYRIRRVRVALPNLPKAFDGIRIGQLSDIHSGSFFNRVAVQGGVDMLLNEKPDVVFFTGDLVNDSADEMRDYFDIFKKVTAPMGVYSVLGNHDYGDYRQWPSPQAKFHNLQTLKQTHADMGWRLLMNEHIDLQADGEKIAVIGIENWGAKGNFPKYGRMKQAYAGTEDAPVKLLLSHDPSHWDAEVRRQYKDVDIMFAGHTHGMQFGIEVGSFKWSPVQYMYEQWAGLYQKENQYLYVNRGFGYIGFPGRIGILPEITIMELVRA